A genomic window from Vigna radiata var. radiata cultivar VC1973A chromosome 2, Vradiata_ver6, whole genome shotgun sequence includes:
- the LOC106777580 gene encoding transcription initiation factor TFIID subunit 15 — protein MATHPGKQALSNGSVYVCNLPYGTDENMLAEYFGTIGLVKKDKRTGRPKIWLYRDKETNEPKGDATVTYEDPHAAIAAVEWFNNKDFHGNIIGVFIAESKNKDDQTYNSAGVEPVVAGTVVGLEETTKDVNGGSGRGRGQNDPSGKAWQQDGDWLCPNTSCSNVNFAFRGACNRCGTARPAGAAGISGAGGRGKGRAAGQEPGGVGRPVGGGLFGPNDWPCPMCGNINWAKRTKCNICNTNKPGHNEGGVRGGRGGGYKELDEEEIEETRRRRREAEDDGELYDEFGNLKKKFRAKTQQAEAARGLPGSGRAGWEVEELGIDKDGRESRDRGRERNDGESRSRERSDKERQSSWNRDRDRDRGRDRDRDWDYVDRDRDYGRDRDRSRHRY, from the exons ATGGCAACCCATCCTGGAAAACAAGCTCTTTCAAATGGGTCTGTCTATGTATGCAACTTGCCCTACGGGACTGACGAAAATATGTTGGCTGAATATTTTGGCACCATTGGACTAGTGAAG AAAGATAAACGTACCGGGAGACCAAAAATATGGTTATATCGAGACAAAGAGACTAATGAACCAAAGGGAGATGCTACTGTGACGTATGAAGATCCACATGCTGCTATAGCGGCTGTTGAATGGTTTAACAACAAAGATTTTCATGGCAATATAATTGGCGTTTTTATAGCAGAGTCAAAAAACAAGGATGACCAAACTTATAATTCAGCAGGAGTAGAACCAGTAGTTGCTGGTACTGTTGTTGGATTAGAGGAAACTACCAAGGATGTTAATGGTGGTAGTGGAAGAGGTAGAGGACAAAATGATCCTTCAGGCAAAGCATGGCAACAAGATGGCGATTGGTTGTGTCCGAATACAAG TTGCTCCAATGTGAACTTTGCTTTCCGTGGTGCCTGTAACCGCTGTGGAACTGCCCGTCCTGCTGGTGCTGCTGGAATTTCAGGGGCTGGTGGCCGTGGCAAAGGACGTGCTGCTGGACAAGAACCAGGAGGTGTTGGCCGGCCAGTTGGTGGAGGACTATTTGGTCCCAATGATTGGCCCTGTCCAAT GTGTGGCAATATCAACTGGGCGAAGCGGACTAAATGTAATATTTGCAATACAAATAAGCCTGGGCATAATGAGGGTGGTGTAAG AGGAGGACGAGGTGGAGGTTACAAAGagcttgatgaagaagaaatagaagaaacCAGACGTCGTAGGAGGGAAGCTGAA GATGATGGGGAGTTGTATGATGAATTTGGAAATCTAAAGAAAAAATTCCGTGCCAAAACACAGCAAGCTGAAGCTGCGCGTGGGCTTCCTGGTTCAGGACGTGCTGGTTGGGAGGTTGAAGAACTAG GGATAGACAAGGATGGTAGAGAAAGTAGAGACAGAGGAAGAGAACGTAATGATGGGGAGAGCAGGAGCAGAGAGCGAAGTGACAAAGAGAGGCAAAGCAGTTGGAATAGGGACAGAGACAGGGACAGGGGAAGAGATCGAGACCGAGACTGGGACTATGTTGACCGAGACAGAGATTATGGACGAGATCGGGACCGTAGTAGACACAGATATTAA